From Mucilaginibacter rubeus, a single genomic window includes:
- a CDS encoding LysR family transcriptional regulator, which produces MNTNDLRIFEAVAANGSFTKAAEAMFTVQSNVTARIKNLEEEFGADLFTRTSRKVALTSAGETLMQYSKQIDHLMQEAKKDIKKFSQVSGNLKIGCIETTMAFKVPDILTRFTEAYPDVDLEFKSQMRSDLINDVINYKLDAAFVSAPINSPELEQLHIKEEQLVILAPAHGPELKELLTKQPLKIIVFDQGCVFRARLEAWLNAKGIIQYKSIILNSLEGIINFVEAGLGISILPAELIEQYYSGRKLKTHMLNKELGTMSTVLIYRKNVPQSRALKAFVEMY; this is translated from the coding sequence ATGAACACTAATGACCTGAGGATATTTGAAGCAGTAGCCGCTAATGGTAGTTTTACTAAAGCCGCCGAAGCCATGTTTACCGTACAATCGAATGTTACCGCACGTATAAAAAACCTGGAAGAAGAATTTGGAGCAGATCTGTTCACCCGCACATCACGCAAGGTAGCACTGACAAGCGCGGGCGAAACCCTGATGCAATACAGCAAACAGATTGACCATTTGATGCAGGAAGCTAAAAAGGATATCAAAAAATTCAGCCAGGTGAGCGGCAACCTTAAAATTGGCTGTATTGAAACTACTATGGCTTTTAAAGTTCCGGATATCCTTACCCGTTTTACCGAAGCCTACCCGGATGTCGACCTGGAGTTTAAATCGCAAATGCGCAGCGACCTCATCAATGACGTGATCAACTATAAACTGGACGCGGCCTTTGTATCGGCGCCTATCAATTCACCCGAGTTGGAGCAGTTGCACATTAAAGAAGAACAACTGGTGATCCTTGCCCCGGCCCATGGCCCCGAGCTAAAGGAATTGCTCACGAAACAGCCGCTTAAGATCATCGTATTTGACCAGGGGTGTGTATTTCGGGCCCGGTTGGAAGCATGGCTTAACGCCAAGGGCATCATCCAATATAAAAGCATCATACTGAATTCGCTGGAAGGGATCATCAATTTTGTAGAAGCCGGTTTGGGTATCAGCATTCTCCCTGCCGAGCTGATTGAGCAGTATTACTCGGGCCGTAAGCTTAAAACACACATGCTTAATAAAGAACTGGGTACAATGTCAACGGTGCTCATCTACCGTAAAAATGTACCGCAGTCAAGAGCACTGAAGGCTTTTGTGGAAATGTATTGA
- a CDS encoding winged helix-turn-helix transcriptional regulator — protein sequence MYERKLPIQEECGLDLIREVVFGKWKIHLLYYISQGISRPGQLQKNIPEASRRVLNIQLNQLEDDELVAKMVYDQQPPKVEYYLTDLGKSIMPIINELGQWGDDNSEHLRRVIKKRLVLPEA from the coding sequence ATGTACGAACGGAAATTACCTATACAGGAAGAATGCGGTCTTGATCTGATACGTGAAGTGGTGTTTGGCAAGTGGAAGATCCACCTGTTGTACTACATATCGCAAGGGATCAGCAGGCCCGGGCAACTACAAAAGAATATTCCCGAAGCCTCCCGCCGGGTTTTAAATATCCAGTTGAACCAATTGGAAGACGATGAGCTGGTAGCAAAAATGGTATACGATCAGCAACCACCCAAAGTGGAGTATTATTTAACAGACCTGGGCAAATCAATAATGCCCATCATAAATGAGCTTGGGCAATGGGGAGATGATAACAGCGAGCATCTGCGCCGGGTGATAAAAAAACGATTGGTATTGCCAGAAGCTTAA
- a CDS encoding putative quinol monooxygenase gives MVKFALLARLEAKPGKEQEVADFITSALPLAQQEADTVSWYALKIGPSTFGIFDTFETEAGREAHLGGEIAKALMAKAPELLASAPVIEKVDLLAVK, from the coding sequence ATGGTAAAATTTGCATTGTTGGCCAGGCTTGAGGCCAAACCAGGTAAAGAACAGGAAGTAGCTGATTTTATAACAAGTGCCCTGCCACTTGCGCAGCAGGAAGCGGATACCGTAAGCTGGTATGCGTTGAAGATTGGCCCTTCAACCTTCGGTATTTTTGATACGTTTGAAACAGAAGCAGGTCGCGAAGCACATTTAGGTGGCGAAATTGCCAAAGCACTGATGGCAAAAGCACCTGAATTACTTGCCTCTGCACCTGTAATAGAAAAGGTTGATTTGCTGGCAGTAAAATAA
- a CDS encoding TlpA disulfide reductase family protein encodes MNLTSIKKIALTAIASAPALAFAQDAQYTVQGKIGDYNAPAKVYVQYRKDGKTIVDSTVLNSGNFKFTGKTGTTPVSGYILFNPKGTGLHSSEDYRSLYLEPGTITVTATDKIAEAKIEGTKTNNDNEKYNLAEKPINDAYEALSAKRKTATPDQLAALNAEEKKIDDQDALVNKKFIQENPDSYVSLNALESYAYSADYVDIAPLFNNFSPAIKATEAGKKFAERLPKLKAVALGATAPEFAEADTAGKMISLSSFRGKYVLIDFWASWCGPCRRENPNVVKAYNAYKAKNFTILGVSLDRPNAKDKWLAAIHKDGLTWNHVSDLKFWDSKAADLYAVRGIPQNFLLDPNGKIIGKNLRGEDLENKLAELFGKI; translated from the coding sequence ATGAACTTGACCTCAATTAAAAAAATAGCTTTAACGGCAATCGCAAGCGCCCCTGCTTTAGCTTTTGCTCAGGATGCCCAATATACCGTGCAAGGTAAAATTGGCGATTATAACGCACCTGCAAAAGTGTATGTGCAATACCGTAAAGACGGTAAAACTATCGTTGACTCCACAGTATTGAATAGTGGAAACTTTAAATTTACCGGTAAAACAGGCACGACACCAGTAAGCGGTTATATTTTATTTAACCCTAAAGGCACCGGCCTCCACAGCTCAGAAGATTACCGTTCCCTTTACCTGGAGCCTGGCACTATTACCGTAACCGCAACCGATAAAATTGCTGAAGCGAAAATAGAAGGCACCAAAACCAATAACGATAACGAAAAATATAACCTGGCCGAAAAACCAATTAACGATGCTTATGAAGCACTTTCTGCCAAACGTAAAACCGCCACACCAGACCAACTGGCAGCATTAAACGCCGAGGAAAAAAAGATAGATGATCAGGATGCCCTGGTAAATAAAAAATTCATCCAGGAAAACCCTGACTCGTACGTGAGCCTGAACGCGCTTGAATCATACGCATACAGTGCCGATTACGTTGATATTGCCCCATTATTTAACAACTTCAGCCCGGCTATTAAAGCAACCGAAGCGGGTAAGAAATTTGCAGAACGCCTGCCTAAATTAAAAGCTGTAGCATTAGGCGCCACAGCTCCTGAATTTGCAGAAGCCGATACCGCCGGTAAAATGATTAGCCTGTCATCATTCCGTGGAAAATATGTGCTGATAGATTTCTGGGCCTCATGGTGCGGTCCATGCCGTCGTGAAAACCCTAACGTAGTGAAAGCTTATAATGCATATAAAGCCAAAAACTTCACCATTCTTGGTGTATCGTTAGACAGGCCAAATGCGAAAGATAAATGGCTGGCGGCTATCCATAAAGATGGCCTGACCTGGAACCATGTATCCGACCTTAAATTCTGGGACAGCAAAGCTGCAGATTTATATGCTGTACGCGGTATCCCTCAAAATTTCCTGTTAGACCCTAACGGAAAGATCATAGGTAAAAACCTGCGTGGCGAGGACCTGGAGAATAAGCTTGCCGAGCTATTTGGAAAAATCTAA
- a CDS encoding DUF6855 family protein, with amino-acid sequence MENNIGTKENPMALKTPPLTSDYTMHLDTKDNKPILVCTVGKTVLHYDYRCLADLHAMLTAHGDWMELGSADEQKPAKEGTVEAWGRSENNPVGGWYGLKKGLRGRFAMYVPPLMEALGMVELTHDAKGNKVKAK; translated from the coding sequence ATGGAAAACAATATCGGCACAAAAGAAAACCCGATGGCATTAAAAACGCCGCCATTAACATCAGATTATACTATGCATCTGGATACAAAAGATAACAAACCGATATTGGTTTGTACCGTTGGCAAAACCGTGCTCCATTACGATTACCGCTGCCTGGCCGACTTGCATGCTATGTTAACCGCTCATGGGGACTGGATGGAGCTTGGCAGCGCCGACGAGCAAAAGCCGGCAAAGGAAGGAACGGTTGAGGCCTGGGGGCGCTCGGAAAATAATCCTGTTGGCGGATGGTATGGCTTAAAGAAAGGATTGCGGGGGCGTTTTGCCATGTACGTACCTCCACTGATGGAGGCCTTAGGTATGGTTGAGCTAACACATGATGCCAAAGGCAATAAAGTAAAAGCAAAATAA
- a CDS encoding RNA polymerase sigma factor — translation MQTQELIPHLFRTEYSKIISVLCRRFGFDQMETAEDIASDTFLTAAQAWSYKGIPSNPTAWLYNVAKNKAKNHLQRNTIFESKVSPEIKTDDAYEQDIDLSPKNITDSQLQMMFAICHPAIQPEAQIGLSLRILCGFGIDEVAEAFLASKETINKRLFRAKEKIRNENIKIEMPNLAEMDNRLENVLTTIYLLFSEGYYSVSQNQVLRKDLCFEAMRLCHMLIENESTNKPPVNALLSLMYFHASRFEARTDQNGGLILYDDQDTNLWNQDLVAKGAWYLNQATTGNRLSKYHLEASIAYWHTQKTDTKEKWENILQLYNRLLQIAYSPVAALNRTFALAKANSPEEAIIEAEKLQLTGNQFYYTLLGELYTGIDYEQAKSNFEKALTLIKTPADTAIIQSKIDRLTQMR, via the coding sequence ATGCAAACCCAGGAACTCATCCCACATTTATTCCGTACAGAGTACAGTAAAATAATATCGGTGCTATGCCGCCGCTTTGGGTTTGATCAGATGGAAACCGCGGAGGATATAGCCAGCGATACTTTCCTTACCGCGGCGCAGGCCTGGAGTTATAAGGGTATTCCGTCCAATCCAACGGCCTGGCTTTATAACGTTGCTAAAAACAAGGCAAAAAACCATTTACAGCGTAACACCATTTTTGAAAGCAAGGTATCTCCGGAAATAAAAACCGATGATGCTTATGAACAGGATATCGATCTATCCCCTAAAAACATTACCGACAGCCAGCTACAGATGATGTTTGCCATCTGCCACCCGGCTATACAGCCCGAAGCCCAGATCGGGCTTTCTTTACGGATCCTTTGCGGTTTTGGGATTGATGAAGTTGCCGAGGCTTTCCTGGCAAGTAAAGAGACCATTAATAAACGCCTGTTCAGGGCTAAGGAAAAAATCCGCAACGAAAACATAAAAATTGAAATGCCTAATTTGGCTGAGATGGATAACCGCCTGGAAAATGTATTAACTACCATTTACCTGTTGTTCAGCGAGGGCTATTATTCGGTAAGTCAAAACCAGGTATTGCGTAAAGACCTCTGCTTTGAGGCTATGCGCCTTTGTCATATGCTTATTGAAAACGAAAGCACCAACAAACCGCCGGTTAACGCCCTGCTTTCGCTCATGTATTTTCACGCTTCCCGGTTTGAGGCACGTACAGACCAAAACGGCGGACTGATATTATACGACGATCAGGACACCAACCTCTGGAACCAGGATCTTGTAGCCAAAGGCGCCTGGTATTTAAACCAGGCCACTACAGGTAACCGCCTATCAAAATATCACCTTGAAGCCAGCATAGCTTATTGGCACACCCAAAAAACAGATACAAAAGAAAAATGGGAAAACATATTGCAGCTTTATAACCGCCTGCTGCAAATAGCTTACTCACCGGTAGCTGCACTTAACCGCACCTTCGCGCTTGCCAAAGCTAATAGCCCTGAGGAAGCTATTATTGAAGCCGAAAAGCTTCAACTTACCGGTAACCAATTTTACTATACACTATTGGGCGAACTGTACACCGGTATTGATTATGAACAGGCAAAATCAAACTTTGAAAAAGCCTTAACGCTGATAAAAACACCTGCCGATACCGCCATTATTCAAAGTAAGATAGATAGGCTTACACAAATGCGATAA
- a CDS encoding sigma-70 family RNA polymerase sigma factor, whose translation MQSQNSTNIGLDNSAAPRLWVTRHADYLYKYALTRINDQEQARDLVQETFLAGLERLQKFEGKSTERTWLTAILKNKIIDVYRKKASAFVKEPGATIAEQETDDFFEPDAHNWKPNHRPAEFGIEQTDQLESKEFELILQKCLRKLPSLWLSVFTMKHLDDEPTDTICNDLRISPSNFWVIIHRAKLSLRECLQKNWI comes from the coding sequence ATGCAGAGCCAAAACAGCACAAATATCGGGCTTGATAACAGCGCCGCTCCCCGCTTATGGGTAACCCGGCATGCCGATTATCTTTATAAATACGCGCTAACCCGCATTAACGACCAGGAGCAGGCGCGTGATCTGGTGCAGGAGACCTTTTTGGCGGGTCTTGAACGGCTTCAAAAGTTTGAGGGAAAAAGCACCGAACGCACCTGGCTTACGGCTATTTTAAAAAACAAGATAATTGATGTTTACCGCAAAAAAGCGTCGGCCTTTGTTAAAGAACCAGGAGCGACAATTGCCGAACAGGAAACCGACGATTTTTTTGAGCCGGACGCGCATAACTGGAAACCCAATCACAGGCCCGCAGAATTTGGTATTGAACAAACAGATCAGTTAGAAAGCAAAGAATTTGAACTGATACTGCAAAAGTGCCTGAGAAAGCTGCCTTCGTTATGGCTTTCGGTTTTCACTATGAAGCACTTGGACGATGAGCCAACGGATACCATTTGCAACGACCTAAGGATAAGCCCCTCAAACTTTTGGGTAATTATCCACCGGGCCAAACTAAGCCTTAGAGAGTGTCTTCAAAAAAACTGGATTTAA
- a CDS encoding SDR family oxidoreductase has product MIAKANFNIDPIEFKGKKILVTAGTKGAGKAIFDRLLKGGASIVTTARTQPADISPEHFIQADLSTKAGTDKMISETLKRLGGIDILINNLGGSESPAGGVMVLSDEDWEAALQTNLLAAVRLDRGLLPTMLNQKHGVILHISSIQRKMPLYEATLPYAAAKAALSNYSKGISKELAPKGVRVNSVAPGFINTGGAQGMIDNLASQNGGDKGAALKTIMDSLGGIPMGRPAEPEEVAELVAFLVSDRAAYLNGGEFTIDGGTIPVV; this is encoded by the coding sequence ATGATTGCAAAAGCAAATTTCAATATCGACCCAATTGAGTTTAAAGGCAAAAAAATATTAGTTACCGCCGGGACCAAAGGTGCGGGCAAAGCTATTTTTGACCGACTGCTCAAAGGCGGAGCCAGCATTGTAACCACCGCCCGTACTCAGCCTGCTGATATCAGTCCGGAACATTTTATCCAGGCCGATCTGAGCACAAAAGCAGGTACTGATAAAATGATCAGCGAAACCCTTAAACGTTTAGGCGGCATCGATATCCTGATCAACAACCTTGGCGGCTCCGAATCGCCCGCAGGAGGAGTTATGGTGCTCAGCGATGAAGATTGGGAGGCCGCACTTCAAACTAATTTATTGGCAGCTGTTCGGTTAGACAGAGGGTTACTGCCAACCATGCTCAATCAAAAACATGGTGTGATACTGCATATTTCATCCATCCAGCGCAAAATGCCACTATATGAGGCTACCCTGCCTTACGCGGCAGCTAAAGCGGCACTGAGCAATTACAGTAAAGGCATCTCCAAAGAACTTGCCCCCAAAGGCGTACGCGTTAACTCGGTAGCTCCAGGTTTTATTAACACGGGCGGAGCGCAGGGTATGATCGATAATCTTGCCTCACAAAACGGTGGCGACAAGGGAGCGGCACTTAAAACTATTATGGATTCTCTGGGTGGCATTCCCATGGGTCGCCCGGCAGAGCCTGAAGAAGTTGCGGAATTGGTTGCCTTCCTGGTATCAGACCGGGCAGCGTATTTAAATGGGGGCGAATTTACCATCGATGGTGGTACCATTCCTGTAGTATAA
- a CDS encoding cytidylyltransferase domain-containing protein has translation MINLKFPEKMDERVVIIVPARMASSRLYGKVMLPISGKSLLARMVERIGMIQHQASIVIATTEGSEDDVIAQEAENLNIACYRGSLSNLLDRHYQAAKFFNADVVVKIPADCPLIDPRIIDKVLEHFFSNRQKFDYVSNLYPATYPDGNDVEVMTMACLKQAWENAGRPYDLEHTSPYIYENPLIFNIGNVTWETGLDYSMSHRFALDHPEDFYFIERVFKELYPVCNRFSCQDIINLLKLKPEIYEINAPYNSTNWYNKHLSEVKPEFAMA, from the coding sequence TTGATAAACCTCAAATTTCCGGAAAAGATGGATGAGCGCGTAGTGATTATTGTGCCGGCCCGCATGGCTTCAAGTCGTTTATATGGCAAAGTAATGCTGCCAATATCAGGTAAAAGTTTATTGGCACGTATGGTGGAACGCATTGGCATGATCCAGCATCAGGCCAGTATTGTTATTGCCACCACCGAGGGTAGCGAAGATGATGTTATTGCACAGGAGGCCGAAAACCTTAACATTGCATGCTACCGTGGTAGCCTGAGCAATTTGTTGGACAGGCATTACCAGGCAGCTAAATTTTTCAATGCCGACGTAGTTGTAAAAATCCCTGCCGATTGCCCGCTGATTGATCCGCGGATCATTGATAAAGTACTGGAACACTTTTTCAGCAACAGACAAAAGTTCGACTACGTGAGCAATCTGTACCCCGCTACCTACCCCGATGGTAACGACGTAGAAGTAATGACCATGGCCTGTTTGAAACAAGCCTGGGAAAATGCCGGTCGCCCGTATGATCTGGAGCATACCTCACCATACATCTACGAAAACCCGCTTATTTTCAATATAGGTAACGTAACCTGGGAAACCGGCCTGGATTATTCCATGTCGCACCGTTTTGCGCTTGATCACCCGGAAGATTTTTACTTTATTGAACGCGTGTTCAAAGAACTGTACCCGGTTTGTAATCGTTTTTCATGCCAGGATATCATTAACCTGCTGAAACTAAAACCAGAGATCTACGAAATTAACGCCCCATATAACAGCACCAACTGGTACAACAAACACCTGAGCGAAGTAAAGCCGGAGTTTGCGATGGCTTGA
- a CDS encoding YciI family protein — MDEFVLIFRHEDGNKVASPEQIQIWMKQTMDWIGGIAAQNKFVSGTGLPFADAKIVGHGGVVTNGPFGEIKETIGGFITVKADSVEEAVEFAKGCPVLQGPGNTVEVRKIAKNDGVH; from the coding sequence ATGGACGAATTCGTTTTAATTTTCAGGCACGAAGATGGCAACAAGGTAGCTTCTCCCGAACAGATCCAAATCTGGATGAAACAAACTATGGACTGGATTGGTGGCATTGCTGCTCAAAATAAGTTTGTTAGCGGCACCGGTCTGCCCTTTGCCGATGCTAAAATTGTAGGGCACGGTGGCGTGGTTACCAACGGCCCATTCGGTGAAATCAAAGAAACCATAGGCGGCTTCATTACTGTAAAGGCCGATTCGGTTGAAGAAGCTGTTGAATTTGCTAAAGGCTGCCCGGTACTGCAAGGGCCCGGCAATACCGTTGAGGTGCGAAAAATCGCAAAGAATGACGGTGTGCATTAA
- a CDS encoding DUF4397 domain-containing protein has protein sequence MKTVQRKLTRRAGIIGMVCLLAATLSSCLKDHNNYVQPEVALVSVINASPDSDPVDFYLEPNRANNFPIRYGHGIDYVNAYPGKRTATFYVSGTKQKVAADTIDLTAKKLYSVYLANTAGKRDVIFVADSIVQPAAGMASIRLANLSADAGAVDLVTSKDSVLATNKAYKQVSNFVTIKGSNTYTLNIRQKGTTTVLASLTNVTLRAGSVYTIWLQGIASATDDKKLSAGIQTNVFYY, from the coding sequence ATGAAAACAGTTCAGCGAAAATTAACAAGGCGGGCAGGCATTATCGGGATGGTGTGTTTGCTGGCAGCAACCCTCAGCTCGTGTTTAAAGGATCATAACAATTACGTTCAGCCGGAAGTGGCGCTCGTTTCCGTTATCAATGCCTCACCAGATTCTGATCCGGTTGATTTTTACCTGGAACCCAACAGGGCCAATAACTTCCCCATCCGGTACGGTCACGGTATAGATTACGTTAACGCTTATCCCGGTAAAAGAACAGCTACCTTTTATGTTTCGGGCACTAAGCAAAAAGTTGCGGCCGATACCATCGACCTGACAGCCAAAAAACTTTACTCGGTATACCTGGCCAATACTGCAGGCAAACGCGACGTAATTTTTGTTGCCGATTCCATCGTTCAACCGGCAGCTGGCATGGCAAGTATCCGCCTGGCCAACTTAAGTGCCGATGCGGGCGCTGTTGACCTGGTTACTTCAAAAGACAGTGTCCTGGCAACTAACAAAGCTTACAAACAAGTTTCAAACTTTGTTACCATTAAAGGCAGTAATACTTATACCCTTAACATTCGTCAAAAAGGCACTACTACGGTATTAGCCAGCCTTACTAATGTTACCTTACGCGCCGGTTCGGTATATACCATTTGGTTGCAGGGCATAGCCTCAGCTACTGATGATAAAAAATTAAGTGCGGGTATTCAAACCAACGTTTTCTACTATTAA
- the msrA gene encoding peptide-methionine (S)-S-oxide reductase MsrA, whose translation MLTKKLNICLLGLLILFGCANAQTSESGFASLPAPKAGEKVATFAGGCFWSLSEGLYELKGVNRVVAGYSGGTTKNPTYEDVCGKNTGHAESVQVYYNPSEISYAALAEAFFYAHDPTTVNRQGPDVGDDYRSVAFYRTPEEKKTLENVIAKVNASHHYNSPIVTQVVPFKVLYPAENYHQGYYRLHMDNPYITHVSVPKVLKLRKAMNSLLKPEFQHKDQI comes from the coding sequence ATGTTGACAAAAAAGTTAAATATATGCCTGTTGGGCTTGCTGATATTATTTGGTTGCGCCAACGCCCAAACCAGTGAAAGTGGCTTTGCGAGCCTACCGGCCCCAAAAGCAGGTGAAAAGGTTGCCACTTTTGCAGGTGGCTGTTTCTGGAGCCTTTCGGAAGGTTTGTATGAGTTAAAGGGCGTTAACAGGGTGGTGGCAGGATACTCTGGCGGTACAACAAAAAATCCGACTTATGAAGATGTTTGTGGTAAAAATACCGGTCACGCGGAATCGGTACAGGTATACTACAATCCTTCCGAAATAAGTTATGCCGCTTTGGCCGAGGCATTTTTTTACGCCCATGACCCTACAACGGTAAACAGACAAGGCCCGGATGTAGGTGATGATTATCGCTCAGTAGCTTTTTACCGTACTCCCGAAGAAAAGAAAACACTGGAAAACGTAATAGCTAAAGTTAATGCCAGTCATCATTACAACAGCCCTATTGTAACCCAGGTTGTACCGTTTAAAGTATTATATCCTGCCGAAAATTACCATCAGGGGTATTACCGCTTGCATATGGATAATCCGTACATCACGCATGTATCTGTGCCAAAGGTGTTAAAACTGCGCAAGGCGATGAACAGCTTGTTGAAGCCGGAGTTTCAGCATAAGGATCAAATTTAA
- the msrB gene encoding peptide-methionine (R)-S-oxide reductase MsrB, whose translation MKKINLFIMPLMLFALNACSQSAPHTENVVDTKTYPLAKPASYWKQVLTPEAYEILVNKGTEQPYHNPYWNNREKGIYVSAATGKPLFSSDAKFESGTGWPSFFKPLDPKAIKIVKDTSYGIVREEVVEASTGLHLGHVFNDGPAPTGKRYCMDSYAFKFVPAK comes from the coding sequence ATGAAAAAGATAAATCTGTTTATTATGCCATTGATGTTGTTTGCACTCAACGCATGCAGTCAAAGCGCGCCGCATACCGAAAATGTTGTTGATACTAAAACGTACCCGCTTGCTAAACCGGCCAGCTACTGGAAACAGGTATTAACGCCCGAGGCTTATGAGATATTGGTAAATAAGGGAACGGAACAGCCGTATCATAACCCTTATTGGAACAACCGTGAGAAAGGAATATACGTGAGCGCGGCCACCGGAAAACCGTTGTTCAGTTCGGACGCCAAATTTGAATCGGGCACAGGTTGGCCAAGTTTTTTTAAACCTCTCGATCCTAAAGCCATCAAAATTGTAAAAGATACATCATATGGGATAGTGCGTGAGGAGGTGGTTGAAGCCAGTACCGGTTTACACCTCGGCCATGTTTTTAATGATGGGCCCGCGCCTACAGGTAAACGCTATTGTATGGATTCATATGCGTTCAAGTTTGTTCCGGCTAAATAA
- a CDS encoding alpha/beta fold hydrolase, translating into MKIKNLIITALAATTFVAGAYAQSTKNSTIKTQTMETNQIHYRNIKANGLNIFYREAGPKDAPTILLLHGYPTSSHMFRNLIPTLSTKFHVLAPDLPGFGFSDMPDHTQFKYTFDNLANTMQAFIDELGLKRFAIYIFDYGAPIGLRLALANPEKITGIISQNGNAYEEGLSSGWNPIQKYWQDPSQENRDALRDFVKEKMTRFQYFEGVSDPSLIAPESYILDQQTLDRPGNVEIQLDLMLDYRTNVALYPKFQAYFREHKPKLLAVWGNKDPFFLPTGAEGYKRDNPNATVKFYNTGHFALETHAKEIGQDVLEFLGGLPK; encoded by the coding sequence ATGAAAATTAAAAATCTGATAATAACCGCTTTGGCTGCTACTACCTTTGTAGCGGGGGCTTATGCGCAATCAACAAAAAACTCAACTATAAAAACACAAACCATGGAAACCAATCAAATTCATTACCGCAACATCAAAGCTAATGGCTTAAATATTTTTTATCGCGAAGCAGGACCTAAAGATGCGCCAACTATTTTGTTATTGCATGGCTACCCAACATCGTCGCACATGTTCAGGAACCTGATCCCAACTTTAAGTACAAAATTCCATGTATTGGCTCCTGATCTGCCTGGTTTTGGGTTTTCTGACATGCCGGATCATACCCAGTTTAAATATACTTTTGATAACCTGGCGAATACCATGCAGGCATTTATTGACGAGCTTGGCCTGAAGCGTTTTGCCATTTACATATTTGATTACGGCGCTCCTATCGGTTTAAGACTGGCTTTGGCTAATCCGGAAAAAATAACAGGCATCATCTCTCAAAATGGTAATGCCTATGAAGAAGGCCTGAGCAGCGGCTGGAATCCTATCCAAAAATACTGGCAGGATCCAAGCCAGGAAAACAGAGATGCCTTAAGGGATTTCGTAAAAGAAAAAATGACCAGGTTTCAATATTTTGAAGGTGTATCCGATCCCTCATTAATTGCTCCTGAAAGTTATATCCTCGACCAGCAAACCCTCGACCGTCCCGGAAATGTGGAAATTCAGCTTGACCTGATGCTTGACTATCGTACCAACGTGGCTTTGTATCCTAAATTTCAGGCTTATTTCAGAGAGCACAAGCCAAAACTGTTAGCCGTTTGGGGGAATAAAGATCCGTTCTTTTTACCTACAGGCGCCGAAGGTTACAAAAGGGATAATCCCAACGCGACAGTTAAGTTTTATAACACCGGCCATTTTGCGTTAGAAACACATGCCAAAGAAATAGGACAGGATGTACTGGAGTTTTTAGGCGGATTGCCTAAGTAA